The Silene latifolia isolate original U9 population chromosome X, ASM4854445v1, whole genome shotgun sequence genome contains the following window.
ATAAATAGTAAATGCGTCGTTCTGGAATGAGTAGGGAGTTCATAGTTAGAGCTGAAATTTCTAATACGTGTCTATTTCTTTGCGGGATTTGGTAGTCTTACACTTGATCAAAGGTACAATCTATGTAGTTGGAGGAGAGCAGCAGTAGGAAATGCATCTTTACATAATGTGTAGGAATTGACTGATGCAGAGAGTGCTGTATCGTAAATTGCTTTTTTGTCTAGGAGATAACCTATTGCGATATGGACTTCAGTGGTGTTGAAGAAATATCTGATACTGTAGTAGACTAAGAATGTGAACTGGCAAGATATCATTCGTGATAGGCAACAGTTGATCTGAATACTTTCTTGAGAGAGTACTTGCAAAATTCGAACTGTTATATATTTCTACATGGCGTGTATCTTTGTGTTAGAATAATTTTGATGGTTCTGATTGTATACAATTCATGATCACAAAAAAAGCGGCTTTGTACAGAGGTCACTGGCACAACCCAGTTGGTATACATCTCTAATAGCTATAAcaaattatttgcataaatttcacaataaaagaAGTGCGGAGTTGCAGTCCCCTTTTCTTTGATAGTTGTTCTCGTATGCAGGAATGTACTGAACATTTTTACCGCATTTCTGCAGGAAAATCTTCTTCAGCCGTGGGCGTATTTGGGCTTGACCCTAAAATCTCGAGCAGGTCAACAACTTCATTGATAGTTGGTCTTCTCATGGGATTATGGCTGACACACTTGCAGGCCATATCAAGAATCTGCAGCATCTCTTGTTCATATCCCTTGGCTCTCAAGAGAGGATCAAAGATTTCTTCATGTTTTCCTTCGTTCTTTAGTTGATGGACCCACACAACTAGTTCCCTCGTTGTTTTCGGTTTACATATCTCCACAGGCCTTTTGCCAGTGAGCAGTTCAAGCAGTACGACCCCAAAACTGTAGACATCACCCCTTAAGGTGGCTATCCAAGCCTGCCCATATTCTGGTGGAATGTAACCTAGTGTTCCCACAAGGTCAGTGGTGACATGGGTGCGGTGCGGTAGGATGAGTCTGGAAAGTCCAAAATCTGCTACATGAGCTTTGAAGTTATTATCAAGGAGAATGTTGCTTGACTTTATATCACGGTGCACAATATGTGGCTCGCAGATTTGGTGCATGTAAGCGATACCCTTGCCAGCTCCAAAAGCTATTTTAAGTCGCATTGGCCAATCAAGTTGGGACGGGCCATCAGGATTCTCATGTAACCAGTAGTCAAGGCTTCCATTTTCCATGTAAGAGTACATCAGTAGCCGAAAACCATCATGCACACAATAACCCATAAGGGAAACCAGGTTTTCATGTTGAGCGAGTGATAGAACTTCCACCTCTGCTTTGAATTCTCGTTCTATCAGACACATATCTCCGGAAAGCTTCTTGATAGCAAGCTTAACTCCATCATCCAAGGTTGCTTTGTACACCAAACCAAAACCTCCACACCCAATGATGTTTTCTTGGTTAaaattgttggtagctttgagtATGTCGAGTATCGACAGATCTTTGATCTCTGTGGTAGTTTTTGGAAAGAGTACGAATAGACTAGTATCTTTTCCCATTTCATCATCGGAGCTATAATAGCGTGAATTCATCCCTGTTTCAGTTTTATCAGTATCACCCCCAGGAAGTATCCGTCTCTTGGACATTATCCAATACAGTAGAATAACAAGAACACAGGCGACTGCAAAGCAGAGACCTAgtacaattcccaaaattagtCTCTTATTTAGTTTTTTGCCCGTGTGTGTGACTGAGGGAGCCGGTTTAATCGAACATGGGTTATTATGCAGAACTTGACCACATAAACGTGGATTTCCAACATAACTAGATTCTCCAAAAGTTCCAAACTGACCCCCTGTGGGAATTTGTCCTTCGAGATCGTTGTAGGAAACGTTGAACACTGATAAGAAATTGAGACTTTGCAGCGATGTCGGAATTTCTCCCGTCAAATTATTCTGTGAGAGGTCTAGCATTTCAAGGCTTGTGAGGTTAGAAAATTCGGGTGGGATACTGCCTGAGAAGTTGTTTTCACTGAGATCCAGCACATGAAGATTTTGCAGCTGGCTTATGTCAACTGGGATTTTACCAGTAAGGTTGTTACCCTTTAGGTAGATAGCAGGCGGCAGTATTGCAAGCTGATTGTATTGCTGGTTGCTAGCGTTATTGGGGGCAACAAAAACCGGAAGTTCAAGATAACTTCGCTTTAATTTATTCGCAGCCTCCACTGATACCATTGCGGGAAGCCTGTTAACAGGCACTGTAAATTCCCCAGTAAGATTATTCTTGGACAAGTCCAAGTAAAAGAAGCTTGGGAGAGTTGCGAACCAATCTGGAATTGTTCCTGTCAATGCGTTATACGACAAGTCTAAAACTTCCAGAGACTTTATA
Protein-coding sequences here:
- the LOC141622661 gene encoding tyrosine-sulfated glycopeptide receptor 1-like yields the protein MLVDLQPSLCHTSNRYHLHLLFILLLYSCSFSYQQQTCDPNDQKSLLQFSELLSSSLRPLNWSSDSDCCLSWEGIGCDNSGRVTRLLLPSRELKGNISSSLGSLTSLSEINLSDNLLSGVLPDGLFTSLRVIEIIDLSSNRLYGSLSASLTVNGSFPDTIQTVDISNNQFSGQIEPTWFALASNLSSFNASNTNFNGQIPSSICLSCPQLTKLDFTNAAFNGRIPAGLGNCSKLEVFRAGFNNLSGLLPDDIYRVKSLGELSVPANYITGTIAEEMLGLSNLRIVELYSNSFSGTIPRDIGKLSKLEQLQLHINKLSGTIPPSLMNCTSLVKLILRVNALQGNISTLDFSRLTRLKTLDLGNNNLTGNLPESIFSCKSLTAIRVAINKLSGQISPNVVSLPSLTFLSLSNNSFTNVSGALTILANCKNLATLTLSKNFYHEFIPLEKSFIGLEGFRSLQVLALGGCSFQGQIPEWLANIKSLEVLDLSYNALTGTIPDWFATLPSFFYLDLSKNNLTGEFTVPVNRLPAMVSVEAANKLKRSYLELPVFVAPNNASNQQYNQLAILPPAIYLKGNNLTGKIPVDISQLQNLHVLDLSENNFSGSIPPEFSNLTSLEMLDLSQNNLTGEIPTSLQSLNFLSVFNVSYNDLEGQIPTGGQFGTFGESSYVGNPRLCGQVLHNNPCSIKPAPSVTHTGKKLNKRLILGIVLGLCFAVACVLVILLYWIMSKRRILPGGDTDKTETGMNSRYYSSDDEMGKDTSLFVLFPKTTTEIKDLSILDILKATNNFNQENIIGCGGFGLVYKATLDDGVKLAIKKLSGDMCLIEREFKAEVEVLSLAQHENLVSLMGYCVHDGFRLLMYSYMENGSLDYWLHENPDGPSQLDWPMRLKIAFGAGKGIAYMHQICEPHIVHRDIKSSNILLDNNFKAHVADFGLSRLILPHRTHVTTDLVGTLGYIPPEYGQAWIATLRGDVYSFGVVLLELLTGKRPVEICKPKTTRELVVWVHQLKNEGKHEEIFDPLLRAKGYEQEMLQILDMACKCVSHNPMRRPTINEVVDLLEILGSSPNTPTAEEDFPAEMR